One region of Glycine max cultivar Williams 82 chromosome 9, Glycine_max_v4.0, whole genome shotgun sequence genomic DNA includes:
- the LOC100527466 gene encoding uncharacterized protein LOC100527466: MAASREKRRASLEETLQQLRDVTNSTALNKASIIVDASKYIEELKQKVEGLNSELEIAESSTTTQIDELPMVIVKTLKKGFLINVLLEKNCPGMLVSILEAFEELGLDVLDARVSCEDSFQLEAVGRESHKNDSVDAQVVKQAVLQAIKNAD, from the exons ATGGCTGCTTCTAGGGAGAAAAGAAGAGCATCTCTGGAAGAAACGTTGCAACAACTTCGCGATGTCACAAACTCCACTGCT TTGAACAAAGCCTCAATTATTGTAGACGCCTCAAAATACATAGAGGAGTTGAAACAAAAAGTGGAGGGACTGAACTCAGAGCTGGAAATCGCGGAATCATCAACAACCACTCAAATTGATGAACTACCTATG GTAATTGTGAAAACCCTAAAAAAGGGTTTCCTGATTAATGTGCTTTTAGAAAAGAATTGCCCTGGAATGCTCGTCTCTATACTCGAAGCCTTCGAAGAACTTGGCCTTGATGTGCTTGATGCTAGGGTTTCTTGTGAAGACAGTTTCCAGCTAGAAGCTGTGGGAAGAGAA AGTCACAAGAACGACAGTGTTGACGCGCAAGTGGTAAAGCAAGCAGTGTTGCAAGCAATCAAGAACGCGGACTAA
- the LOC100775566 gene encoding PAN domain-containing protein At5g03700, producing the protein MLLLLLPLMRLFPFLFLLLVLLFNYGFSESGVGAGYQLMVAVPVEYEVNFKGRAFLVETNQTAPNFRVALSIEAINGKYSCSLEVFLGDVKVWDSGHYSRFYITEKCLLELTMDGDLRLKGPKERVGWKTGTSGQGVKRLEIQRTGNLVLVDALNNIKWQSFNFATNVMLRGQQLDVATRLTSSQSNSSLFYFSFEIEDKKVALYLNYGKLRYSYWGFQPTMNRSITYIKLSSRGLLLFDVKYKKIAQIPSEGIHPLRFLALNNETGNLGLYHYSPEKGKFEASFQALNSTCDLPISCRPYGICTFSNSCSCIQLLANENKGGADCSGGITGGFCNGKEAEMLEIDNISSVLKNVTRVVNISKKTCESLCLQDCKCAAALYFGNASTDEAECYIYRLVLGLKQVKKGTGFSYMVKVPKGTIKNHERHNVKRWVLIVAGGVDGLIILLLVGGFGYWLVKRRSHSLHSRAGNT; encoded by the exons atgttgttgttgttgctgccaCTCATGAGGCTTTTCCCTTTCCTTTTCCTCCTCCTTGTTCTCTTGTTCAATTATGGCTTTTCTGAGTCTGGTGTTGGTGCTGGCTACCAACTCATGGTGGCAGTTCCTGTGGAGTATGAAGTGAATTTTAAAGGGAGGGCTTTTCTTGTGGAGACCAATCAGACTGCACCAAATTTCAGAGTGGCATTGAGCATTGAGGCCATCAATGGGAAATACTCATGCTCATTGGAAGTTTTCCTTGGGGATGTGAAGGTGTGGGATTCTGGCCATTACTCCAGGTTTTACATAACTGAGAAATGCTTGCTAGAACTTACCATGGATGGAGATTTAAGGCTGAAAGGTCCAAAAGAAAGAGTGGGATGGAAGACTGGGACTTCTGGACAAGGTGTGAAG AGATTGGAGATACAGAGGACAGGCAATCTGGTGCTTGTAGATGCACTGAACAATATAAAGTGGCAGAGTTTCAATTTCGCGACGAATGTGATGCTTAGGGGTCAGCAACTTGATGTGGCAACTCGCTTGACATCTTCCCAAAGCAACTCAAGTTTGTTCTACTTCTCTTTTGAAATCGAGGACAAGAAGGTTGCATTGTACTTGAACTATGGTAAGTTGAGGTATTCTTACTGGGGGTTTCAGCCTACCATGAACAGAAGTATTACATATATTAAGCTGAGTTCAAGagggttgttgttgtttgatGTCAAATACAAGAAAATAGCACAAATTCCATCGGAGGGGATTCATCCACTAAGATTTCTAGCACTGAATAATGAAACAGGAAACCTTGGCCTTTATCACTATTCACCCGAGAAAGGAAAGTTTGAGGCCTCTTTTCAAGCTCTTAACAGCACATGTGATCTTCCAATTTCTTGTAGGCCTTATGGGATATGCACATTCTCCAATTCTTGTTCATGTATTCAGCTTTTGGCAAATGAAAACAAAGGTGGTGCTGATTGCAGTGGAGGAATCACAGGAGGGTTTTGCAATGGTAAAGAGGCGGAAATGCTAGAAATAGATAATATAAGTAGTGTGCTTAAAAATGTTACTAGGGTGGTAAATATTAGCAAAAAAACATGTGAGAGTTTGTGCTTACAGGACTGTAAATGTGCTGCTGCTTTGTATTTTGGGAATGCAAGCACAGATGAGGCAGAATGTTATATTTACAGACTAGTGCTGGGTCTCAAACAGGTAAAAAAAGGCACAGGATTTAGTTACATGGTTAAGGTCCCAAAGGGAACTATTAAAAACCATGAGAGGCATAATGTTAAAAGATGGGTGTTGATTGTGGCTGGAGGGGTTGATGGACTCATTATTCTACTTCTTGTTGGAGGGTTTGGATATTGGTTGGTTAAAAGGAGAAGTCATAGCTTACATTCTCGAGCCGGCAATACATGA
- the LOC100815142 gene encoding cationic peroxidase 1, with protein MQTLIISHALNPIFLVTYFNFKTPITMILPNIKVRFFLLFCLIGIVSAQLSSTFYAKTCPNALSTIKSEVVSAVNNERRMGASLLRLHFHDCFVQGCDASVLLDDTSSFTGEKTAGPNAGSIRGFDVIDTIKSKVESLCPGVVSCADILAVAARDSVVALGGTTWTVQLGRRDSTTASLSSANSDLPGPTSSLSALISSFSNKGFSSKELVALSGSHTIGQAQCSSFRTRIYNDTNIDSSFAKSLQGNCPSTGGDSNLAPLDTTSPNTFDNAYFKNLQSKKGLLHSDQELFNGGSTDSQVNSYSSNPASFQTDFANAMIKMGNLSPLTGSSGQIRTNCRKTN; from the exons ATGCAAACACTAATCATAAGCCACGCACTTAACCCTATCTTCTTAGttacatatttcaattttaaaactcCAATTACAATGATCCTTCCAAACATCAAAGTTCGTTTTTTCTTACTCTTTTGCCTTATTGGGATAGTGTCAGCTCAGTTATCCTCTACCTTTTATGCCAAAACGTGTCCTAATGCACTTTCAACCATTAAATCAGAAGTAGTGTCTGCTGTGAACAACGAGCGTCGCATGGGAGCCTCCTTGCTCCGTCTTCATTTCCATGATTGCTTTGTTCAA GGTTGTGATGCATCAGTACTATTGGATGATACATCGAGTTTCACAGGTGAGAAGACGGCAGGTCCCAACGCTGGTTCGATTAGAGGCTTTGATGTAATAGACACCATAAAATCTAAAGTGGAAAGCTTATGCCCTGGTGTTGTTTCTTGTGCTGATATCCTTGCTGTAGCAGCAAGAGACTCGGTCGTTGCT CTTGGTGGAACTACTTGGACTGTACAATTGGGTAGAAGAGACTCAACCACTGCAAGTTTAAGTTCTGCTAACTCAGACTTGCCTGGTCCCACTTCAAGTTTAAGTGCCCTTATCAGTTCTTTCTCCAACAAAGGTTTTTCATCTAAGGAACTGGTTGCTCTTTCAG GATCGCACACAATTGGACAAGCTCAATGTTCATCTTTCAGAACAAGGATTTACAACGACACCAACATAGATTCCTCTTTTGCAAAATCATTGCAAGGAAATTGCCCTAGCACAGGTGGGGACAGCAATTTGGCCCCTCTTGACACCACAAGCCCAAACACCTTTGACAATGCTTACTTCAAGAACTTGCAGAGCAAAAAGGGTCTCTTGCACTCAGATCAAGAGCTCTTCAATGGAGGATCCACGGACTCTCAAGTAAATTCCTACAGCAGTAATCCTGCAAGTTTCCAAACTGACTTTGCCAATGCAATGATTAAAATGGGGAACCTTAGTCCTCTCACTGGGTCTAGTGGCCAGATTAGGACCAATTGTAGGAAGACCAACTAA
- the LOC100306706 gene encoding AAI_LTSS superfamily protein precursor, giving the protein MASLKVACVVLMCMAVMSAPMMVQAVSCNDVSVNLAPCLSYLMQGGDVPESCCSGVRNILGSASTTFDKQTVCKCLQQAANNYGINDEYAQALPARCNVSVPYKISRSTNCDSIKF; this is encoded by the exons ATGGCAAGCTTAAAGGTTGCATGTGTGGTTTTGATGTGCATGGCTGTGATGAGTGCACCAATGATGGTGCAAGCCGTGTCATGCAATGATGTTTCTGTGAACCTAGCACCGTGCCTATCTTACCTGATGCAGGGTGGAGATGTTCCAGAATCGTGCTGTAGCGGAGTGAGGAACATTCTGGGTTCTGCCAGCACCACCTTTGACAAACAAACCGTGTGCAAATGTCTTCAGCAAGCTGCTAATAACTATGGCATCAACGACGAATACGCTCAGGCACTCCCCGCCCGCTGCAATGTCAGCGTCCCTTACAAGATCAGCCGATCCACCAACTGCGACTC CATCAAGTTCTAA